Proteins encoded within one genomic window of Nordella sp. HKS 07:
- a CDS encoding AraC family transcriptional regulator: MDPFSDLIDLLRPHTAHTKSITARGKWGVRFRAYGKPSYAIVLEGQCWLALDGEEPALLERGDFVLLPATPAFAIYSDATAPRMPVEPTGHVYRYGESEGEPDLAMLGGSFEVEPVNAALLLSLLPRMIHIGASEGGTGRLSRLIALIMEECASEGPGKEAILVRLLEVLMVECLRSSGRERQPVSTGLLSGLGDAALAPALRALHGDVRGPWTVAGLARLAGMSRSAFALRFSQRLGCGPLEYLARWRMILARDALSRGGKPLERLAEEIGYESASAFSTAFRRRVGCSPGAFARAQRAGNGVEEISATSGD, translated from the coding sequence ATGGATCCGTTCAGCGACCTCATCGACCTGCTCCGCCCGCATACGGCGCACACCAAATCCATAACGGCGCGCGGCAAATGGGGTGTCCGCTTCCGGGCCTATGGGAAACCCAGCTATGCGATCGTGCTCGAAGGACAGTGCTGGCTGGCACTCGATGGCGAGGAACCGGCACTATTGGAGCGCGGCGATTTCGTCCTCCTGCCCGCGACGCCGGCTTTTGCTATCTATAGCGACGCCACCGCCCCCCGCATGCCGGTGGAGCCGACGGGGCATGTATATCGGTATGGCGAATCCGAGGGCGAACCCGATCTTGCGATGCTCGGCGGCTCCTTCGAGGTCGAGCCGGTCAATGCAGCGTTGCTCCTCTCGCTCCTGCCCCGCATGATCCATATCGGGGCGTCCGAAGGCGGCACCGGGCGGTTGTCGCGGCTCATCGCACTGATCATGGAGGAATGCGCGTCTGAGGGGCCGGGCAAGGAAGCCATACTGGTGCGGCTTCTCGAAGTGCTGATGGTCGAATGCCTGCGCTCCTCCGGTCGCGAGCGCCAGCCCGTCTCGACAGGTCTGTTGTCCGGCCTCGGCGACGCAGCCCTGGCGCCGGCGCTGCGCGCGCTCCATGGCGATGTGCGCGGGCCCTGGACGGTGGCGGGGCTGGCGCGGCTCGCCGGCATGTCGCGCTCGGCCTTCGCCCTGCGCTTCTCGCAAAGGCTCGGCTGCGGGCCGCTCGAATATCTGGCGCGCTGGCGCATGATCCTGGCGCGCGACGCTCTGAGCCGCGGCGGAAAACCGCTCGAACGTCTGGCCGAGGAAATCGGCTATGAGTCGGCAAGCGCCTTCAGCACCGCGTTTCGAAGGCGCGTCGGCTGCTCGCCCGGCGCCTTTGCGCGCGCGCAACGGGCCGGCAATGGCGTTGAAGAGATCAGCGCGACGTCCGGCGATTGA